One Verrucomicrobiia bacterium genomic region harbors:
- the smc gene encoding chromosome segregation protein SMC, giving the protein MYLKALELIGFKSFAEKTRLEFPAGVTAIVGPNGCGKSNVLDAIRWVLGEQSAKALRGTEMADVIFSGTDQRKQVGMAEVSLTFTDCENELGTEYHEVTVSRRVFRDGRSEYELNKTLCRLRDIQHLFMDTGIGRSAYSIMEQGKIDKILSARPEDRREIFEEAAGITKYKTQKKETSRKLEHTEANLIRLEDILREVRRQINSLQRQAGKARRYQELFNQLKTLETQLGQHQLQELHHHIQKIKTQLTAITEELEQSNVETGKLELELQETRQQLELSENQIENERHQRMELNSSLDRGKNRQILNQERLSEIEQQNHQFTLDIAGAEERSKIQTEQLNQFSEQIEALQQRILQHQGILQEKQTQAQTASENLRLHFQTITQCEKEIQTLEQKLQPLNQQLSNRDAEQRTLTLRIETIENEKNEDQKNLETLREKNSALQTQHSHLTQQIHQSQETLLTHQKQQQETQEKLAQIQQQYRQLEQQLLEKITQRDLLKKWQASHQEYTPAIQQIFQAKHENQLPEISILETLAEVIHITDGYQTAVEALLQHQLETLIIPNTEAAWKIIEFLQNQNTARIHLAPLDSISQQSQIDSRSEAAIHFVSTSSTHQKLLTTLLNHAYITETLNEAFTLKQQLPQAIIATRSGELIDACGVIGSGPLPKQIARLNRQAEIDQFHQPIHDLESQIQTLKDQETRLIEKNQSFLSQIETLKNQLDQQKQQEQAWAKDLHLLTHQIQNIEQKLQNYSGEIYRLTESDQHATERYHDQIKERDLLEQKRVALQQQLATYREQLPAHQETESQFAQQLTEFRITTAALDEKLKGLFAQRDPIASRLQELKEIVLQRQQSIQYNQEKRHQLEQENETLEKEIQSLTLQQGNIEEKLKQLQTERGLLQQSLDQKQQSFQKQQKQQTQTQQNRAQAELQLAKYDLEKQNLKERLFRTYQLDLESLPTTENITEPQEWDLLQQQIEEMRSKLDNMGPVNLEAVSEYDELEKRLSFLESQQKDLLDAKQHLLDAITFINRTTKKLFVETFEQIRLNFQSTFTELFGGGKANLLLNDEQDPLECGIEIVAKPPGKQPQVISLLSGGERTMTAVALLFAIYKVKPSPFCVLDEMDAPLDESNIDRFLKILKRFLDQSQFLLITHNKKTISIADTLYGVTMEEKGISKIISVKLNRKSQETSILSTPATSSYPALEENISLSPQASAA; this is encoded by the coding sequence ATGTATCTCAAAGCTTTAGAACTCATCGGCTTTAAATCGTTCGCCGAAAAAACGCGTCTTGAATTTCCTGCCGGCGTCACAGCCATCGTCGGTCCCAACGGTTGCGGAAAATCCAATGTTCTCGATGCCATCCGCTGGGTTCTGGGAGAACAATCCGCAAAAGCTCTACGCGGTACAGAAATGGCCGATGTCATCTTTAGCGGCACTGATCAACGCAAACAAGTTGGCATGGCCGAAGTTTCCCTTACCTTTACCGATTGCGAAAATGAACTCGGCACCGAATACCATGAAGTCACTGTTAGTCGACGCGTATTTCGCGATGGGCGCAGCGAATATGAATTAAACAAAACGCTATGCCGCTTACGCGATATTCAACATTTATTCATGGACACCGGCATCGGTCGCAGCGCCTATTCTATCATGGAACAGGGTAAAATTGATAAAATTCTTTCTGCTCGCCCTGAAGACAGACGAGAAATTTTTGAAGAAGCCGCCGGAATTACCAAATACAAAACGCAAAAAAAAGAAACTTCGCGAAAACTCGAACACACCGAAGCCAACCTGATTCGCCTAGAAGATATCCTTCGTGAAGTGCGACGCCAAATCAACTCTTTACAACGCCAAGCGGGAAAAGCGCGTCGCTATCAAGAGCTTTTTAATCAGCTCAAAACTCTGGAAACTCAACTAGGCCAACATCAATTACAAGAACTCCACCACCACATACAAAAAATCAAAACTCAACTGACTGCCATCACCGAGGAATTGGAACAAAGCAACGTAGAAACAGGCAAACTAGAACTTGAGCTCCAGGAAACGCGCCAGCAACTAGAACTTTCGGAAAATCAAATCGAAAATGAGCGCCATCAACGTATGGAGCTCAACTCCTCCCTTGATCGCGGAAAAAATCGGCAGATTTTAAACCAAGAAAGATTAAGCGAAATCGAACAACAAAATCATCAATTTACACTGGACATCGCCGGAGCCGAAGAACGTTCAAAAATTCAAACTGAGCAACTTAACCAATTTTCTGAACAAATCGAAGCGCTCCAACAACGAATCCTACAACATCAAGGCATTCTCCAGGAAAAACAAACTCAAGCTCAAACCGCTTCAGAAAATTTACGCCTCCATTTTCAAACCATAACACAATGCGAAAAGGAAATCCAGACTCTGGAACAAAAACTACAACCTCTTAATCAACAACTTTCCAATCGCGATGCGGAACAGCGCACTTTAACCCTACGCATCGAAACTATTGAAAACGAAAAAAATGAAGATCAAAAAAATTTAGAAACCTTGCGAGAAAAAAACAGCGCGCTTCAAACTCAACACAGCCATCTCACTCAACAAATTCATCAATCGCAAGAAACCTTGCTTACACACCAAAAACAACAGCAAGAAACTCAAGAAAAATTAGCTCAAATCCAGCAACAATATCGTCAACTAGAACAACAACTTTTAGAAAAAATTACACAACGCGATCTATTAAAAAAATGGCAAGCTTCCCACCAAGAATATACTCCAGCCATCCAACAAATTTTCCAAGCCAAACATGAAAATCAATTACCCGAAATTTCGATTTTGGAAACTTTGGCTGAAGTCATTCACATTACCGACGGCTATCAAACTGCTGTCGAAGCATTACTGCAACATCAATTAGAAACACTGATCATTCCTAATACCGAAGCGGCTTGGAAAATTATTGAATTTTTACAAAATCAAAATACCGCTCGCATCCATTTGGCTCCTCTTGATTCCATTTCTCAACAGTCACAAATCGACTCTCGCTCCGAGGCGGCAATCCATTTTGTTAGCACCTCATCCACCCATCAAAAGTTGTTAACAACACTTTTGAATCACGCTTACATTACCGAAACATTAAATGAAGCTTTCACTCTTAAACAACAGTTGCCTCAAGCGATTATCGCCACACGTTCCGGCGAACTAATCGATGCTTGCGGCGTAATCGGATCAGGCCCCTTACCCAAGCAAATAGCGCGCTTAAACCGCCAAGCAGAAATCGATCAATTTCATCAACCGATTCATGATCTCGAATCACAAATTCAAACTTTAAAAGATCAAGAAACGCGTCTCATTGAAAAAAATCAATCTTTTCTCTCACAAATCGAAACGTTGAAAAATCAACTTGATCAACAAAAACAGCAAGAACAAGCTTGGGCAAAAGATTTACATCTGCTCACACATCAAATTCAAAACATTGAACAAAAACTTCAAAATTATTCCGGTGAAATTTACCGACTAACTGAGTCCGATCAACATGCCACGGAGCGTTACCACGACCAAATCAAAGAAAGAGACCTTTTAGAACAAAAACGCGTCGCGCTCCAACAACAACTCGCAACTTACCGCGAACAGCTTCCTGCACACCAAGAAACCGAGTCCCAATTCGCACAACAATTAACCGAATTTCGTATTACAACAGCTGCTTTGGATGAAAAACTTAAGGGATTATTTGCTCAGCGCGATCCCATTGCCTCGAGATTGCAAGAACTTAAAGAAATTGTCTTACAAAGACAGCAATCTATTCAATACAATCAAGAAAAACGCCATCAACTTGAACAAGAAAACGAAACACTTGAAAAGGAAATTCAGAGCCTGACATTACAACAAGGCAACATTGAAGAAAAACTAAAACAACTGCAAACGGAACGAGGATTATTGCAACAGTCTTTGGATCAAAAGCAGCAATCCTTTCAAAAACAACAAAAGCAACAAACTCAAACCCAGCAAAATCGCGCTCAAGCTGAATTACAATTAGCAAAATACGATTTAGAAAAACAAAATCTAAAAGAAAGACTATTTCGAACCTACCAATTAGATTTGGAATCCTTGCCCACCACTGAAAATATTACAGAGCCTCAAGAATGGGATCTGTTGCAACAACAAATCGAAGAGATGCGATCCAAATTAGATAATATGGGGCCTGTTAACTTGGAAGCGGTCAGCGAATATGATGAGTTGGAAAAACGATTAAGCTTTTTAGAGTCGCAACAAAAAGATTTATTGGATGCAAAACAGCATTTGCTGGATGCCATCACTTTCATTAATCGCACCACGAAAAAACTTTTTGTCGAAACATTCGAGCAAATTCGTCTAAACTTCCAAAGCACATTCACTGAACTTTTTGGTGGTGGCAAAGCCAATCTCTTACTGAATGATGAACAAGATCCTTTGGAATGTGGTATCGAAATTGTCGCGAAGCCGCCTGGCAAACAACCTCAAGTCATTTCCTTGCTTTCAGGAGGTGAAAGAACCATGACAGCAGTAGCCTTGTTATTTGCCATTTACAAGGTGAAGCCAAGCCCGTTTTGTGTTCTAGATGAAATGGACGCGCCTTTAGACGAATCCAATATCGATCGTTTTCTTAAAATTTTAAAACGATTTTTGGATCAATCTCAATTTCTTTTGATTACTCACAATAAAAAAACCATTAGCATCGCCGATACTTTGTATGGGGTAACTATGGAGGAAAAAGGAATTTCCAAAATTATTTCAGTTAAACTAAATCGAAAAAGTCAGGAAACCTCTATCCTTTCAACACCTGCAACCTCTTCTTATCCAGCTTTAGAGGAAAATATTTCCCTATCTCCCCAAGCAAGCGCAGCTTAG
- a CDS encoding DUF4912 domain-containing protein, which yields MPRKTIRTTKKSPATVKTALRKRRLLSKRTASTKTTTKKKPNAARVTHKKTFSTPPPPALVPESFHNTTPSLSSIKLSSQKPFWLLAQWHLSLSDLEIWRRRAPGGELTLRLYTEKGQCLQTTAVPGVVRNWHLYTDTTTCAFYVELGYLNKDNQFECLCRSGSVKPLTPKPEATIPKNFRSTQPNPVILKESVQRKLVQSFHVTSAPSYGGS from the coding sequence ATGCCTAGAAAAACAATTCGCACGACCAAAAAAAGTCCAGCAACCGTAAAAACCGCCTTGCGCAAACGTCGCCTCCTTAGCAAACGCACCGCCTCGACCAAAACCACAACTAAGAAAAAGCCAAACGCCGCACGAGTAACCCATAAAAAAACTTTTTCTACTCCGCCACCCCCTGCTCTGGTGCCCGAATCCTTTCATAATACAACACCCTCTTTATCCTCTATTAAATTAAGCTCTCAAAAACCTTTTTGGCTACTTGCGCAATGGCACCTATCCCTTAGCGATTTGGAAATCTGGAGACGACGCGCCCCCGGCGGCGAATTAACTCTTCGCCTCTATACTGAAAAGGGGCAATGCCTCCAAACCACCGCAGTTCCAGGCGTTGTGAGAAACTGGCATCTTTACACTGATACAACCACATGCGCTTTTTATGTAGAACTAGGCTACTTAAACAAAGACAATCAATTCGAATGTTTGTGTCGCTCAGGTTCTGTAAAACCGCTCACACCCAAACCCGAGGCGACTATTCCTAAAAACTTTCGATCTACCCAACCCAATCCCGTTATCTTAAAAGAATCGGTGCAAAGAAAACTAGTCCAAAGCTTTCACGTCACATCGGCCCCTTCTTACGGCGGCTCGTGA
- a CDS encoding ABC transporter ATP-binding protein, protein MLQLLHLRAGYGPIDVLKDIHLEVKQNEIVTLIGANGAGKSTTLLTITGMLPPRQGQILWHDQPLDKLAPHEIVQRGICLAPEGRHIFARLTVEENLLIGSYQKSKKKDAEKLEKIFNYFPLLKERHHQLGGTLSGGEQQMLAIGRALMGEPQLLMLDEPSLGLAPLIVEKIFQIIQEINQAGVSILLIEQNANQALKIAHRGYVLANGQITLSGSGQELLHCEEVQQAYLT, encoded by the coding sequence ATGCTACAATTGCTCCATCTTCGTGCCGGTTACGGACCTATTGACGTCTTAAAAGATATTCATTTGGAAGTGAAACAAAACGAAATCGTAACCCTCATCGGAGCCAATGGAGCTGGAAAAAGCACGACTCTCCTCACTATCACCGGCATGCTGCCGCCTCGCCAAGGACAAATTCTTTGGCATGACCAACCTCTTGATAAACTCGCTCCTCACGAAATCGTGCAACGCGGCATTTGCCTAGCTCCTGAAGGACGCCATATTTTTGCTCGACTTACCGTAGAAGAAAACCTTCTCATTGGCAGCTACCAAAAATCAAAAAAAAAAGACGCTGAAAAATTAGAAAAAATCTTTAACTATTTCCCACTATTAAAAGAGCGTCACCATCAACTTGGCGGCACCTTAAGCGGCGGTGAACAACAAATGCTTGCCATTGGCCGAGCACTCATGGGCGAACCTCAACTACTCATGTTGGATGAACCCTCCTTAGGCTTAGCTCCATTGATTGTAGAAAAAATCTTTCAAATTATTCAAGAAATCAATCAAGCTGGCGTTTCCATTCTTTTAATTGAACAAAATGCCAATCAAGCCTTAAAAATCGCTCATCGCGGCTACGTATTGGCCAATGGACAAATCACCTTAAGTGGTTCTGGCCAAGAGCTCTTACATTGCGAAGAAGTGCAACAAGCCTATCTCACCTAA
- a CDS encoding ABC transporter ATP-binding protein, which translates to MTPLLCVQNITKKFGGLKAVTNVSLDLFSGQILSLIGPNGAGKTTFFNCLTGIYQSDEGEIFLEKENITFQKPHQICHLGIARTFQNVRLFAEMSALENVMVGQFHWNRIAPWHVLTRSSRYRHTETHGCTHALELLDFVGLADAQSMCARHLPYGMQRRLEIARALATRPRILLLDEPGAGMNPKELETMMNLIEKIRHNGLAILLIEHHMKVVMNISNHIIVLDHGEKIASGTPQEIRSHPKVIAAYLGKESQEKKEN; encoded by the coding sequence ATGACACCGTTGCTTTGCGTTCAAAACATCACCAAAAAATTTGGTGGTCTCAAGGCGGTCACCAACGTTTCTCTCGATCTTTTTTCAGGCCAAATTCTTAGCCTCATCGGTCCCAACGGCGCCGGTAAAACCACCTTTTTTAATTGTTTAACCGGCATCTACCAATCCGATGAAGGTGAAATTTTTCTAGAAAAAGAAAATATTACTTTCCAAAAACCACACCAAATTTGCCATCTCGGCATCGCTAGAACTTTTCAAAATGTCCGACTCTTTGCCGAAATGAGCGCTCTAGAAAATGTGATGGTCGGCCAATTTCATTGGAATCGAATCGCCCCTTGGCACGTGTTAACACGCTCTTCACGCTATCGCCATACCGAAACCCACGGTTGCACTCATGCTTTGGAACTACTGGATTTTGTAGGTCTCGCTGACGCCCAATCCATGTGCGCCCGACACCTCCCTTACGGCATGCAACGCCGCTTGGAAATCGCGCGCGCTTTGGCCACCCGCCCTCGCATTTTATTATTGGACGAGCCTGGCGCAGGCATGAATCCTAAAGAACTAGAAACGATGATGAATTTAATCGAAAAAATTCGTCACAATGGACTCGCCATCCTCCTTATCGAACATCACATGAAAGTCGTCATGAACATTTCCAATCATATTATTGTATTGGATCACGGCGAAAAAATCGCCTCGGGCACACCTCAAGAAATTCGTTCTCATCCTAAAGTTATCGCGGCCTACCTTGGAAAAGAAAGTCAGGAAAAAAAAGAAAATTAA
- a CDS encoding branched-chain amino acid ABC transporter permease — translation MKSNVLKLILGILGLALLTAPFVWLKLNYDFHQGTVSVQWNFFQGWQLIKNLAPLFAILFFIFLFRRFKRNKISSHTTPSDPSTLLVTLLANSKFHLALFLILAVSGFFFTSYTLNLAIFIGLYMIQALGLNIAVGMTGLLVLGYAGFFAVGGYSFALLQQMIPGLTWWMSLPVVLLVGAIMGWLVGLPCLRLRGDYLAIVTLGFAESFRELMRNLTDLTGGDKGIRLALESKINAITFSPTIQITSIQFTYLIVLTFIFLCALVLHRLYHSRIGRAWIAIREDETAAAAMGIPVVKMKLTAFMLSSVFAALAGLLYVAYIGFLDPSAARFEESALVLAMVILGGLGNIPGSLLGSALLYLIPALLRDQFPALADYRLLLFGALMVIMMLYRPQGLLGNPRRRLELKTESAI, via the coding sequence ATGAAATCAAACGTCCTAAAATTAATTCTCGGAATATTGGGTTTAGCGCTACTGACTGCTCCTTTTGTTTGGCTAAAACTTAATTACGATTTTCACCAAGGCACCGTTAGCGTTCAATGGAATTTTTTTCAAGGATGGCAACTCATAAAAAATTTAGCACCCCTTTTTGCTATTCTTTTTTTCATCTTCCTTTTTCGACGATTCAAACGAAATAAAATTTCATCTCACACCACTCCTTCAGATCCCTCCACACTTCTCGTCACACTTTTAGCAAATTCCAAATTTCATCTCGCCCTTTTTCTCATCTTAGCCGTCTCAGGCTTCTTCTTCACTAGCTACACCTTAAATCTCGCCATTTTTATTGGCCTTTACATGATTCAAGCGTTAGGACTCAACATCGCTGTCGGCATGACCGGACTACTCGTTCTGGGTTATGCCGGTTTTTTTGCCGTAGGAGGTTACAGCTTCGCCCTCCTCCAACAAATGATTCCCGGCTTAACTTGGTGGATGAGTTTACCCGTAGTGCTTTTGGTCGGCGCAATCATGGGTTGGCTGGTCGGCCTACCCTGTTTACGACTTCGAGGTGATTACCTGGCCATTGTCACCTTGGGATTTGCAGAAAGTTTTCGAGAACTTATGCGCAATCTCACCGATTTAACCGGCGGCGATAAAGGCATTCGCCTCGCTTTAGAATCAAAAATTAACGCCATCACTTTTTCTCCTACTATACAAATCACTTCGATTCAATTTACTTATCTCATCGTTCTCACTTTTATTTTTCTTTGCGCATTAGTATTACATCGACTTTATCATTCTCGCATTGGCCGTGCTTGGATCGCCATTCGCGAAGATGAAACGGCTGCTGCAGCCATGGGCATTCCCGTAGTAAAAATGAAGCTCACGGCTTTCATGCTTAGCTCTGTTTTCGCTGCACTCGCCGGCCTTCTCTATGTCGCTTACATCGGCTTTCTTGATCCTTCTGCTGCTCGATTTGAAGAATCAGCGCTTGTGCTAGCGATGGTCATACTCGGCGGATTAGGCAACATTCCTGGATCACTGCTCGGCAGCGCGCTCCTTTATCTCATCCCCGCATTATTAAGAGATCAGTTTCCCGCTCTAGCCGATTATCGATTGCTCCTATTCGGCGCTCTCATGGTCATCATGATGCTTTACCGCCCCCAAGGATTACTTGGCAATCCGCGAAGACGACTCGAACTAAAAACAGAATCCGCTATATGA
- a CDS encoding branched-chain amino acid ABC transporter permease produces MELLINGLTRGAIYALVALGYTMVYGILGMINFAHGEIFMIGMFACVFAIGSFTTLWGDFFSLNLVLGLFFAVLIASAFGYSNERIAYRKLRHAHILAPLTSAIGLSIVLQNFIMLSVSKDKVLFPSYYSDPLILNTLKIGPITMTYLQTAILGTTLILMIGLFLFIQKTKLGIALRATSQDNLMANLVGIPVNRIIAFTFILGSGLAGVAGVMVSMYLGSMQFNSGYLIGLKAFTAAILGGIGNIPGAVLGGILIGLAEDFTSRYLGSDWKNITTFLILMAILIIRPHGLLGERVANKV; encoded by the coding sequence ATTAGTTGCCTTGGGTTACACCATGGTTTACGGCATTTTAGGTATGATCAATTTCGCGCATGGCGAAATTTTCATGATCGGCATGTTTGCTTGCGTTTTCGCGATCGGTAGTTTTACCACGCTTTGGGGCGATTTTTTTTCGCTCAATCTTGTGCTAGGATTATTTTTCGCCGTCCTTATCGCTTCCGCTTTCGGTTATAGCAACGAGCGCATCGCCTATCGTAAACTTCGTCATGCCCACATCTTAGCACCACTCACAAGCGCCATTGGACTTTCCATCGTTCTACAAAATTTCATCATGCTCAGCGTAAGCAAAGATAAAGTTTTATTTCCCAGCTACTACAGCGATCCGCTCATACTCAACACGCTCAAAATCGGCCCCATAACCATGACCTATCTTCAAACCGCTATTCTCGGCACAACTCTCATTTTAATGATCGGCCTTTTTCTTTTCATTCAAAAAACTAAACTCGGCATTGCCCTGCGTGCCACATCTCAAGATAATCTCATGGCCAACCTCGTGGGCATTCCTGTTAATCGCATTATCGCTTTCACTTTTATCTTAGGCTCCGGACTCGCCGGCGTTGCGGGTGTCATGGTCTCGATGTATCTCGGTTCCATGCAATTCAATTCCGGCTATCTCATCGGATTGAAAGCTTTCACCGCAGCCATTCTTGGCGGCATTGGCAATATTCCCGGAGCAGTTTTAGGCGGCATCCTCATCGGACTTGCAGAAGATTTCACCAGCCGTTATCTGGGTAGTGATTGGAAAAATATCACCACCTTTCTCATTCTCATGGCCATCCTCATCATTAGACCTCACGGACTTTTAGGCGAACGTGTAGCCAATAAGGTATGA